The DNA window atgaCATAAAGCAGGGATCAAATGTTTCCATGGTGACTGTTTTAgaattgtgtatttttaaatctgCATCAGACTTGAAAAAGAGCTCATCTGTGCAAGAAAAACCATCAAGTCAGGAGTATTTTCATATCTACATTTGATCTTACACAAGTTTTGAAGAGTTTTGGAAAGTTTCTCTTCCCCAACTGTGATAGAACAGCAGCGTTTTAATGGAAGCCAGTAAAGGGATCTACAAACCCATCAGGGTATGtgacactttttgtttttactgcatttttGAAGAATTTGATGTAGTTTTAAAAAGCTGACAAACTGAGAATCAGTTTAAGTTACAATGAGTAATTTCTTATTTCTTTGACAGGTGCTGTTCAACACACCCATATATAACACAGCTGTGGAGATCTGCTGGTATCTACCAGGTTACAGGGCTCAGGTAAGACCCAGATCCATCCAAACCAAAACTGAGATAAAATGTCAGGTGATTTCTGAAGACCTGGGACTGATGCTGATTAAATGtctccttttatttttagattgcaATGATGATGGAATTCCTCagacttcagaaggaaaacCAAATACCATCAAGCCTCACTGCAGAAGATATGGGAGATCTTTTGGTGGAGAGGAGCAAAGAGACAGTCAGAGAGCAGTGAGTTACTGTGACACCTACAGACCATCCACCTCACACCTGAAACTGTTTGTGCTGAAGTGTAAATGCTGAGAGAAAAcctctcttttgttttcttttgaagaCTTTGGGAGTTTGAATTGGAGGGTTTGGAAGAAACAGAAGCCAAACCTCTTCTGAAACTGGTAAGACTAGAAAACTCACAAGAGTTTTAGTCATTtggagatcttttttttttttttactacaatCACATAACCTCTCAACAAAACTGCAATGTAAACATGCTTTCTGTTTCAGGTGTGGGCAgtgaacacaataaataaaatgaggGACATCGAGTTTCAAGCCCGGATGCTGCTGGAATTTCCAGAGGCCATACCTCCTAAATTTCAGTGAGTCACCTCTGACATAAAATCATTAACAGTCCAGCTACAGTATTTCaaaatttctgttatttttttaaataggtgTAAAAGATCATTCTTATAACTTTATTCTGCAGAACACCTAAGCTCCTCAGCAATGTCAGGAAGTACATTGACCTCCTTAAAGAGAGGCAGCAGGACGcacaaacctccaaactgttCACTGCAACAGACGTGGTGATAGAGGTGGTTCCCCGTGTCCTGCATGGCTTCTGGAAGCTTCCTTCTTACCCCCTACTGAACATGTCCTCCCAAAAATTGAGCATCCTCTCCACCAGTGTGACAAAGGCCACTTTGGATCGAGTGTCCAAATCTCTCCTAACAACGGAAAACCAGGCCATCTTCTCAAGGTCCATCAGAGATGACATGGTGCAAAGTATCCTGTCTGAAGTCAGAGAGAAATATTCAGAAAAGATTCTGCTGAGCCACATTGCAAACTTTGCACCAGAACTACTCAGGGCAATTTCTGATGTAGCAAAGACGAGCATATGCCAGATCTTCCAGCCCCCTTGTGAAAGTCCAGTAGTGTCTGATGTTCTTCCAACTAAAGAACCTCATCCTGAAGGTCTGCTGAAGTCAGATGTTCTTCCCACTTCCCAACCTCCAGTTGAAAGTTCACGAATTGCTGATATTTTTTCCACTCACGAACCTCCTTCCAAAAGTTCAACAAAGGCTGATGTTCTTCCAGCTAAAGAATCTGCTCATGAAAATCTGCTGAAGTCAGATGTTGTTCCTACTAAAGAACCAAAAGGACCTGATCGTGAACGTGTTCTGAAGTCAGATGTTCTTCCTACTTCCGAACCTCTTTTTGAAAGTTCCACAAAGGCTGATGTTCTTCCAGCTAAAGAATCTGCTCATGAAAATCTGCTGAAGTCAGATGTTGTTCCTACTAAAGAACCAAAAGGATCTGATCGTGAACGTGTTCTGAAGTCAGATATTCTCCCTACTAAAGAACCACAAGAACCTGCTTGTGAAAGTGTTCTGAAGTCAGGTGTTCTTCCTACTAAAGAACCACACGAACCTGCTCCTGAACGTGTTCTAAAGTCAGATGTTCTTCTTACTTCCGAACCTCCTTTTGAAAGTTCAACAAAGGCTGATGTTCTTCCGACTAAAGAGCCTGCTTGTAAAAATCTGCTGAAGCCAGATGTTGTTCCTCCTAAAGAACCTCAAGAACCTGCTTGGGAAAGTGTTCTGAAGTCAGATGTTCTTCCTACTTCCGAACCTCTTTTTGAAAGTTCAACAATGGCTGATATTCTTCCCACTGGAGAACCCGCTCGTGGAAGTCTGCCAAAGtcagatgttccagatgttcaTCCTACTAAAGAACCTCTCATTGAAAGTTCATCAAAGGCTGATGTTCTTCCTACTAAAGAGCCTGCTTCTGAAAGTCTGGCAACGTCTGATGATCTTCCTAGTGAGGAACTCCCTTCTGTATGTCTATCCATGTCTGAGCCAGTTGTCTCTTTTACTAA is part of the Maylandia zebra isolate NMK-2024a linkage group LG3, Mzebra_GT3a, whole genome shotgun sequence genome and encodes:
- the LOC112432788 gene encoding uncharacterized protein LOC112432788, which codes for MEASKGIYKPIRVLFNTPIYNTAVEICWYLPGYRAQIAMMMEFLRLQKENQIPSSLTAEDMGDLLVERSKETVREQLWEFELEGLEETEAKPLLKLVWAVNTINKMRDIEFQARMLLEFPEAIPPKFQTPKLLSNVRKYIDLLKERQQDAQTSKLFTATDVVIEVVPRVLHGFWKLPSYPLLNMSSQKLSILSTSVTKATLDRVSKSLLTTENQAIFSRSIRDDMVQSILSEVREKYSEKILLSHIANFAPELLRAISDVAKTSICQIFQPPCESPVVSDVLPTKEPHPEGLLKTFPPNLGGCWSSRKENSEEEEKQSKETVQEANRMAIN